A window from bacterium encodes these proteins:
- a CDS encoding CehA/McbA family metallohydrolase, producing MREKIIVTAAACALIASCSGSKSAPSPDVSGWPVTPFTITSESQLIGGPNAQGRVGDVLLANDKIRVIIQKPAKNSGVNSFGGNIIDADLARSGAGQDNFGSIFPLVNIEWTVNYTNYEAVSEGEDSSAQVLRAYGTVDAYDYLDLDFIGEVAQGVAGQAITFANRFDDRRSPFEIYDDLKGLSFDVVTDYTLAPGKNYLKIETTFKNAGEEDVKMPVGQIMNGSGQVSMLIPGIGFTPDLMTQVGGSSPAVVYAGFDGVDVSYGYFFKAAQFIDPESDEPFRTTTISYSDVTGILLGEEFLKVAPLGQGGTPEINFTIPAGETRTVTGYFVVGSGSAGSVLDAGLEAIGASVRPFSAKVVDEAGAPVAGATVAVMAGSATLITYRTDSFGKCQGMLPTGGDMESRRFGDGKYKAVVEKPGYHANGTVDAGSCAPAEIDLAAQPAASVTCTLGQAGAVSLAGAVTDADTGAAIPARLTIAGEDPSPNKVGGAGRFRSTIHWEQPFGAVDVKYITAKGTFDLTGSSSFGIEPGTYLFVVSRGPEYTAHEQVAEVTAGGTLSLEGISLKRVSPTPGFISADFHVHSNVSPDSMLLQKLRALSAAAEGLDVLHSSDHDFVTDYAPFIAELVSEGYIGAGGMATAAGDEITPNHYGHMNAFPLTADPADHEGGALDWSASPMDVVGPDPDLCLGLDDLISALREDPGEEVIQINHIMDNPTGIPLAAGWVTTPFYMKDFGVAPLSSYADPVERRMQPRSEGVLFPLAYGTSDLVTLDFDALELMVGMHLHDTGMLYRSALPTWFNLLNLGLIVTATSDSDSHTAIANPMGLPRNFIASSVDPADGIGASHDAIDIEEYAKAIRDGGVVVSAGPFISVKAQGESGEASVGGTVTGGNAHFEVRVTAPSWAWFDTVEVYANTEPIPVDDDTDMPMQGTASDPAIFYRPYHVPRYTYQPAKSFALSGGTLADWKKEGGAITAVASFDLAVTEDTWVVIVARGTPGTEGYRSLFPIVTDVLIDRAKKPAAFDPADLASFHSDDLVGAPAWAIANPLFIDADGDGFTAKYVREGISPIVQR from the coding sequence ATGAGAGAAAAAATCATAGTCACGGCGGCGGCATGTGCGCTGATCGCCTCATGCTCAGGGTCGAAGTCAGCCCCGAGCCCGGACGTCTCGGGATGGCCGGTCACGCCCTTTACGATAACGAGCGAGTCGCAGCTGATCGGCGGGCCCAACGCGCAGGGCAGGGTGGGCGACGTGCTGCTCGCCAACGACAAGATCCGAGTGATCATCCAGAAGCCTGCGAAGAACTCCGGCGTGAACTCGTTCGGCGGCAACATCATCGACGCGGACCTCGCGAGGTCCGGCGCCGGCCAGGACAACTTCGGCTCTATCTTCCCGTTGGTCAACATAGAGTGGACCGTCAACTACACGAACTACGAGGCGGTCTCAGAGGGAGAGGACAGCTCCGCGCAGGTCCTTCGCGCCTACGGCACCGTCGACGCCTACGACTACCTTGACCTCGACTTCATAGGCGAGGTGGCGCAGGGGGTGGCGGGGCAGGCGATCACCTTCGCCAACCGCTTCGACGACCGCCGCAGCCCGTTCGAGATCTACGACGACCTCAAGGGCTTGAGCTTCGACGTGGTCACCGACTACACGTTGGCGCCGGGAAAAAATTATCTCAAGATCGAGACGACCTTCAAAAACGCGGGCGAAGAGGACGTGAAGATGCCGGTGGGCCAGATCATGAACGGCTCAGGGCAGGTCTCCATGCTGATCCCGGGGATCGGTTTCACGCCCGACCTCATGACGCAGGTCGGCGGCAGCAGCCCGGCGGTGGTCTACGCCGGTTTCGACGGCGTGGACGTCTCGTACGGATACTTCTTCAAAGCCGCGCAGTTCATCGATCCCGAGAGCGACGAGCCCTTCAGGACCACGACGATTTCCTATTCCGATGTCACCGGCATCCTTCTCGGCGAGGAGTTCTTGAAGGTCGCTCCGCTCGGGCAGGGCGGCACGCCCGAGATAAATTTCACGATACCCGCCGGCGAGACGAGGACCGTGACCGGTTATTTCGTCGTGGGGAGCGGATCCGCGGGCTCTGTGCTCGACGCAGGTCTTGAGGCGATCGGCGCATCGGTCAGGCCGTTCTCGGCCAAGGTCGTGGACGAGGCCGGGGCCCCGGTGGCCGGGGCGACCGTCGCGGTGATGGCGGGTTCCGCGACGCTCATCACCTATCGCACGGATTCGTTCGGCAAGTGCCAGGGCATGCTCCCCACCGGAGGGGACATGGAGTCGCGGCGCTTTGGAGACGGAAAGTACAAGGCCGTGGTCGAAAAGCCGGGATACCACGCCAACGGCACGGTGGATGCCGGCAGCTGCGCTCCGGCGGAGATCGATCTCGCGGCGCAGCCTGCGGCATCGGTCACATGCACGCTCGGCCAGGCGGGCGCCGTATCCCTCGCGGGCGCCGTGACCGACGCGGATACCGGCGCCGCGATCCCGGCGAGGCTCACGATCGCGGGCGAGGACCCGAGCCCCAACAAGGTGGGCGGCGCAGGAAGGTTCCGCTCCACCATCCACTGGGAGCAGCCGTTCGGGGCGGTGGACGTGAAATACATCACAGCGAAGGGCACGTTCGATCTCACGGGCTCCTCCAGCTTCGGCATCGAGCCCGGCACCTATCTGTTCGTCGTCAGCCGAGGCCCCGAGTACACGGCGCACGAGCAGGTGGCGGAGGTGACGGCCGGAGGCACGCTCTCGCTCGAAGGGATCTCTCTAAAGAGGGTGAGCCCAACACCCGGTTTCATAAGCGCCGACTTCCACGTGCACTCGAACGTGAGCCCGGACTCCATGCTCCTGCAGAAGCTGAGGGCCTTGTCGGCCGCGGCGGAGGGGCTGGATGTCCTGCATTCCTCGGACCACGACTTTGTCACCGACTACGCTCCGTTCATCGCCGAGCTCGTCTCGGAGGGGTACATAGGCGCCGGCGGTATGGCGACCGCTGCGGGCGACGAGATCACGCCCAACCACTACGGGCACATGAACGCCTTCCCGCTGACAGCCGATCCGGCTGACCACGAGGGAGGAGCGCTCGACTGGAGCGCATCTCCCATGGACGTGGTCGGGCCCGACCCGGACCTGTGTCTCGGGCTCGACGATCTCATATCCGCTCTGCGCGAGGATCCGGGCGAAGAGGTCATCCAGATAAATCACATCATGGACAACCCGACCGGGATTCCCCTGGCGGCCGGCTGGGTCACCACGCCGTTCTACATGAAGGACTTCGGAGTCGCGCCCCTCTCGAGCTACGCGGACCCTGTGGAGAGGCGCATGCAGCCGCGCAGCGAGGGCGTATTGTTCCCGCTCGCATACGGCACGTCGGATCTGGTGACGCTCGATTTCGATGCCCTGGAGCTGATGGTCGGCATGCACCTGCATGACACCGGCATGCTCTACCGCTCCGCGCTCCCGACCTGGTTCAACCTCCTCAACCTGGGGCTCATCGTCACCGCCACCTCAGACTCCGACAGCCACACAGCGATCGCAAACCCGATGGGGCTCCCGCGCAACTTCATAGCCAGCTCGGTCGATCCCGCGGACGGGATCGGCGCGAGCCACGACGCGATCGACATCGAGGAGTATGCGAAGGCCATACGCGACGGCGGGGTGGTCGTCTCCGCAGGCCCGTTCATCTCCGTGAAGGCGCAGGGGGAGTCGGGCGAAGCCTCCGTAGGCGGCACGGTGACGGGTGGAAACGCACACTTCGAAGTGCGGGTCACAGCTCCCTCGTGGGCGTGGTTCGACACCGTGGAGGTCTACGCCAACACCGAGCCCATACCAGTGGACGACGACACCGACATGCCGATGCAGGGCACAGCTTCGGATCCGGCGATCTTCTACAGACCGTACCACGTGCCGCGCTACACCTATCAGCCTGCGAAGTCGTTTGCGCTCTCGGGGGGCACCCTCGCCGACTGGAAGAAAGAGGGCGGCGCGATAACCGCTGTCGCATCCTTCGACCTCGCGGTCACCGAGGACACCTGGGTCGTGATCGTGGCGAGGGGCACGCCCGGCACCGAAGGCTATCGCTCCCTCTTTCCGATCGTCACGGACGTGCTGATCGACCGAGCGAAGAAGCCGGCTGCCTTCGACCCTGCGGACCTGGCCTCTTTCCACTCCGACGATCTCGTCGGTGCGCCCGCCTGGGCCATCGCCAATCCGCTCTTCATAGACGCGGACGGCGACGGCTTCACGGCGAAGTACGTGAGGGAAGGCATATCCCCGATCGTGCAGAGATAG
- a CDS encoding RNA-binding domain-containing protein: MNKAKAEKKKERLLDLVINPYEDPGIEYKPAGSFSIRNNGYFTARLIKEIVGFSNAGGGTIVVGVKEFSSGSKRVLIGDDTLSEDIWSTYDITQVRRAVNSFIATSNHAEELFTIDLIPFEGKKYPIFSIFPFTSDPIFCVKNYPSDTCNEDKCHILESGRIYLRTNAGEIVRVSDTEHWKQLIHNCINVKKIELAQAMKNVLDQFGLIITEEKKPSLTKSKPYKRPNWIDNIIKKTKKDVTNG, from the coding sequence ATGAATAAAGCAAAAGCAGAGAAAAAAAAGGAGAGATTACTAGATTTGGTGATTAATCCTTATGAAGACCCTGGTATTGAATACAAGCCAGCAGGTTCCTTTTCTATTAGAAACAACGGATATTTCACAGCACGCTTAATCAAAGAGATAGTGGGTTTTTCTAATGCTGGTGGTGGTACTATTGTTGTTGGCGTTAAAGAATTCAGTAGCGGTTCAAAACGCGTATTGATTGGGGATGACACCTTATCTGAAGATATCTGGTCGACATATGATATTACCCAAGTTCGCAGGGCAGTTAATTCATTTATAGCAACATCTAATCACGCGGAAGAATTATTTACTATCGATCTCATTCCGTTTGAAGGTAAAAAATATCCTATTTTTTCCATTTTCCCTTTCACTTCAGACCCAATCTTTTGTGTGAAAAACTACCCGAGCGATACCTGCAATGAAGATAAATGTCACATATTAGAATCAGGACGAATTTATTTAAGAACAAACGCCGGTGAAATTGTACGTGTTTCAGATACGGAGCATTGGAAACAATTAATTCATAACTGCATTAATGTTAAAAAGATAGAATTAGCACAAGCGATGAAGAATGTCCTAGATCAGTTTGGGTTGATAATCACAGAAGAAAAAAAACCATCTTTGACTAAAAGCAAACCATATAAACGTCCAAACTGGATTGACAATATAATAAAGAAGACAAAGAAGGATGTGACAAATGGGTGA
- a CDS encoding ORF6N domain-containing protein: MSQHNELIPTKTIENKILLLRNQQIILDSDLAELYGVTTKALNQAVKRNSERFPADFMFQLNIEEAMRSRSQSVTLKRGTNIKYLPYAFTEHGAVMAANVLRSERAVAASIYVVRAFIRLRQFLASHKELADKLAELERQVGTHDKAIVSLFQAIRKLMAPLPQKKKKAGLIH; the protein is encoded by the coding sequence ATGTCGCAGCACAACGAATTGATCCCAACCAAAACGATCGAAAACAAGATTTTGCTTTTACGCAACCAACAGATCATCCTGGATTCAGATCTCGCGGAACTTTATGGAGTCACTACAAAGGCTCTCAATCAGGCAGTAAAAAGGAACAGTGAGCGTTTTCCAGCAGATTTTATGTTTCAACTCAATATTGAAGAGGCTATGCGTTCAAGGTCACAATCTGTGACCTTGAAGAGAGGCACAAATATCAAATATCTCCCCTACGCCTTCACCGAGCACGGCGCTGTCATGGCAGCCAATGTTTTGCGGTCTGAGCGCGCGGTCGCAGCCAGCATCTATGTAGTGCGGGCATTCATACGATTGCGACAGTTCCTGGCGTCCCACAAAGAGCTGGCCGACAAGCTCGCCGAGCTCGAGAGGCAAGTCGGAACGCATGACAAGGCGATCGTGTCGCTCTTCCAGGCGATAAGAAAGCTCATGGCCCCGCTGCCTCAGAAAAAGAAAAAGGCGGGGTTGATACATTGA
- a CDS encoding type IV toxin-antitoxin system AbiEi family antitoxin domain-containing protein, whose translation MEKDDSYSKAIEVFKSSGGVMRISEGIKRGINPKTIYVLLERGVIERIGKGLYRLVDMPDLSNPDLVIVAKKIPDGVVCLLSALQHHGMTTHIPKVVDVALPERHHAPKIKHPPVKIVRFSEESFKTGVDEVAIDGVIVKIFNPAKTIADCFKFRNRIGIDIAVEALRSGYKQKKATPADILKYARICRVEKIIRPYLEALL comes from the coding sequence ATGGAAAAAGATGATTCGTACAGCAAGGCCATTGAGGTCTTTAAGTCATCAGGTGGCGTGATGAGGATATCCGAAGGCATAAAGCGAGGTATCAACCCCAAGACCATCTATGTGCTGCTCGAGCGGGGCGTCATTGAAAGGATCGGCAAGGGGCTCTATAGGCTGGTCGATATGCCCGACCTTTCAAATCCCGATCTCGTTATCGTTGCCAAGAAAATTCCGGACGGCGTCGTGTGCCTCCTCTCCGCGCTTCAGCACCATGGCATGACGACGCATATTCCCAAGGTCGTGGACGTGGCCCTGCCAGAGCGACACCATGCGCCGAAGATAAAGCATCCGCCGGTGAAGATAGTCAGATTTTCCGAGGAATCCTTTAAAACGGGCGTCGATGAGGTTGCGATCGACGGCGTCATCGTAAAGATATTCAACCCAGCAAAAACAATTGCTGACTGCTTCAAGTTCAGGAATCGCATCGGCATCGATATCGCGGTCGAAGCCCTGCGGTCAGGGTACAAGCAGAAGAAGGCGACACCCGCCGATATCCTGAAGTATGCCAGGATATGCAGGGTAGAGAAGATAATCAGGCCGTATCTTGAGGCGCTCTTGTGA
- a CDS encoding DUF6650 family protein, which translates to MKFKEIIKRLTGISTPVFGVSWNPTSTERDIAKDVVTYLEDRRVLYVPSEMEQPHHCVMSILEIRKYLTDAISKLEQDSELAKSLRALRAACRKFLELTDSRNGDIVRYGAHSGHWASWQFNGALGELRGVFGIHIAKIAAAYGLNVENDLSLILPREDVE; encoded by the coding sequence ATGAAATTCAAGGAAATCATTAAACGCCTTACGGGAATAAGCACCCCAGTATTTGGAGTTTCGTGGAATCCCACATCTACAGAACGAGACATCGCTAAAGATGTTGTCACGTATTTAGAGGATAGACGTGTACTATATGTCCCATCAGAAATGGAACAGCCACATCATTGTGTTATGTCGATATTGGAGATCAGAAAATATTTGACTGATGCGATATCAAAACTGGAGCAGGACAGTGAACTTGCAAAATCACTACGTGCTTTGAGAGCAGCTTGTCGTAAATTCCTAGAGCTGACCGATTCTAGAAATGGAGATATTGTTAGATACGGCGCACATTCAGGTCATTGGGCTAGTTGGCAATTCAATGGTGCGCTTGGTGAACTGAGAGGCGTATTTGGCATACATATCGCAAAAATTGCAGCTGCTTATGGACTCAATGTTGAAAATGATTTGTCGTTGATTCTTCCAAGGGAAGATGTTGAATAA
- a CDS encoding nucleotidyl transferase AbiEii/AbiGii toxin family protein codes for MKNDIKNVAHSVHRRLLNESRKRNQPFNAILQLYAIERFLYRIGKSEYSKKILLKGALLLQVWKMPIVRPTMDIDVLGRLESSENALARVIKDCMEVTVDDDGLVFHTGTITTETITEDADYQGVRIRFKASLGNADITLQVDVGIGDDVVPEPLWIDYPVLLDNEKPHLLAYTPESAIAEKYQAMVELDMANSRMKDFYDIWLLSGNLNFDGKQLAEAIKVTFGRRKTALPADLPTALSDRFVEDEMKQTQWKAFLRKSGLEQIDLRETVKRLHDFLMAPTAGLLNEGNFELRWKAGEGWR; via the coding sequence GTGAAGAACGATATCAAAAATGTAGCGCACTCGGTTCACCGACGATTGCTCAATGAATCCCGCAAGCGGAACCAGCCGTTCAACGCAATCCTGCAGCTCTATGCCATCGAGCGCTTCCTGTATCGTATCGGCAAATCGGAGTACTCCAAAAAAATCCTCCTCAAGGGCGCGCTCCTGTTGCAGGTCTGGAAGATGCCTATAGTAAGGCCGACGATGGATATAGATGTGCTTGGAAGACTCGAATCGTCGGAGAATGCATTGGCCCGTGTCATCAAGGACTGCATGGAAGTGACGGTAGACGATGACGGGCTCGTATTTCATACCGGTACCATAACGACCGAGACCATAACGGAGGATGCCGATTATCAAGGCGTCCGCATCAGGTTCAAGGCTTCCTTGGGCAATGCCGATATCACATTGCAGGTCGATGTGGGAATAGGAGACGATGTAGTCCCCGAGCCGCTCTGGATCGATTATCCCGTTCTGCTGGACAATGAGAAGCCGCACCTGCTCGCATACACACCTGAAAGCGCGATTGCCGAGAAGTACCAGGCAATGGTGGAACTCGATATGGCCAACAGCCGCATGAAGGATTTCTATGACATCTGGCTCTTATCCGGCAATCTCAACTTCGATGGAAAGCAGCTGGCTGAGGCCATCAAAGTTACGTTTGGAAGACGAAAGACGGCGCTGCCCGCGGATCTCCCCACAGCTTTAAGCGATCGGTTTGTCGAAGATGAGATGAAACAGACGCAATGGAAGGCCTTTCTCCGAAAGAGCGGATTGGAGCAAATTGACTTAAGGGAAACCGTCAAGAGGTTGCACGATTTCCTGATGGCGCCGACAGCGGGATTATTGAACGAAGGGAACTTCGAGTTGCGCTGGAAGGCCGGCGAGGGATGGAGATAG
- a CDS encoding transglycosylase SLT domain-containing protein, whose translation MKTLSMRISFAIVICVVACAQGGAKAAQAPGPQSGKAAPIASAADLDGVISGIRDLEKRASSYTPAEWDFVLGYAHFAAGRYEEAERRFAAASGRIQELSDYILYHRAACAVRLGRYSDAMAFLDELAAAFPDTALAGDALVERSMALTGMKRYGEAEAGLRRALGDARDSEAARIERLIAGNYVAMGDSEKAVDFVKRLAISAGSEQDLAVLSELMSDVKKRFGVDVGKWLAAPSRQMALVRSFIGQSQWRDAGVRLENMLRGSGLDSDERIEAKWQLAKCYRWTHRYDEAIALIDELTKNPSGGPGVNGIESTLAMIYAKKNEFEKARAIRRRMLERFPAGSRAAAEIAFKIAFLYFDEGRYDEAIKRWETVAAMRGAGSTASLARWYIAWSHMMKGASSAALAVFDDMLKSRGAGIDDRIGYWKGRLLQSMGRESESREAFKEVIKRHPKGYYAELARRRLAERSVGERDIVRAEGSWPSAADWKPGQVSSDGCPHMARALVFDRLGLHDAVGRELRAIDLKRHPHLALPAMWLARRNFAHDFSYRMVNNGAYKETLSRPPGGDPFARFVWEQSYPSAYEPVVERYARVSGVDPLLVWSVMKNESTFKPQVVSPAGAVGLMQLMPTTAQRLAGDAGVDGHSRLDLYDPATNIAYGVTYLGKLSNMFDGNAVAMIASYNAGEEAVGRWRANSRAKDIEGWIEEIPYAETNLYVKKVLTSYWNYQRLYGDQPIANIGPRQ comes from the coding sequence ATGAAAACTCTTTCAATGAGGATCTCTTTCGCGATCGTCATCTGCGTGGTCGCGTGCGCCCAGGGCGGGGCAAAGGCCGCCCAGGCGCCCGGCCCGCAGTCCGGGAAGGCCGCACCCATTGCATCGGCGGCCGACCTCGACGGCGTGATATCCGGAATCCGCGACCTTGAAAAGCGCGCATCTTCGTATACGCCCGCAGAGTGGGACTTCGTGCTCGGCTACGCCCACTTTGCTGCGGGGAGATACGAGGAGGCCGAGAGGCGCTTCGCCGCGGCCTCGGGCCGCATCCAGGAGCTCTCCGATTACATCCTCTATCATCGCGCCGCGTGCGCCGTGAGGCTGGGCAGGTATTCCGATGCCATGGCGTTTCTGGATGAACTCGCGGCGGCATTCCCCGACACGGCGTTGGCGGGGGATGCTCTGGTGGAACGCTCCATGGCCCTCACGGGCATGAAGCGCTATGGAGAGGCGGAGGCAGGTCTGAGGAGGGCGCTCGGGGACGCCCGGGACTCCGAGGCCGCTCGCATCGAGAGGCTCATCGCGGGAAACTACGTGGCGATGGGCGACTCCGAGAAGGCGGTCGACTTCGTGAAGCGCCTGGCGATATCGGCCGGTTCCGAGCAGGATCTGGCGGTCCTCTCAGAGCTCATGTCGGATGTGAAAAAGCGCTTCGGCGTGGACGTGGGGAAGTGGCTCGCCGCGCCGTCGAGGCAGATGGCGCTGGTCCGTTCGTTCATAGGGCAGTCTCAGTGGCGGGATGCGGGCGTGCGCCTCGAGAATATGCTCCGCGGTTCGGGTTTGGATTCCGACGAGCGCATTGAGGCCAAGTGGCAGCTCGCCAAGTGCTATCGCTGGACCCACCGCTACGACGAAGCGATAGCGCTCATAGACGAGCTGACCAAAAACCCGTCGGGCGGCCCGGGCGTAAACGGGATCGAGTCCACGCTCGCGATGATCTACGCCAAAAAGAATGAGTTCGAAAAGGCGAGGGCGATTCGCCGGCGGATGCTGGAGAGGTTTCCCGCCGGCTCGCGCGCGGCCGCGGAGATCGCGTTCAAGATAGCTTTTTTGTATTTCGACGAGGGCCGATACGACGAGGCAATAAAGCGCTGGGAGACGGTGGCCGCGATGCGCGGCGCCGGCTCCACCGCGTCGCTCGCGCGATGGTACATCGCGTGGAGCCACATGATGAAGGGCGCGAGCTCCGCGGCGCTCGCTGTCTTCGACGATATGCTCAAGTCCCGCGGCGCCGGCATCGACGACAGGATCGGATACTGGAAGGGCCGCCTGCTCCAGTCGATGGGCAGGGAATCGGAATCGCGCGAGGCGTTCAAGGAAGTGATCAAGAGACATCCCAAGGGTTACTATGCCGAGCTGGCGCGCCGGAGGCTGGCCGAGAGGAGCGTCGGCGAACGGGACATCGTCAGGGCAGAGGGGAGCTGGCCTTCGGCTGCGGACTGGAAGCCGGGCCAGGTTTCGAGCGACGGATGTCCGCATATGGCAAGGGCGCTTGTCTTCGACCGACTGGGCCTGCACGATGCGGTCGGCCGCGAGCTGCGCGCCATAGACTTGAAGAGACATCCGCACCTCGCGTTGCCCGCGATGTGGCTTGCGCGGCGCAACTTTGCCCATGATTTCTCCTACAGGATGGTGAACAACGGCGCGTACAAGGAGACCCTGAGCCGTCCGCCCGGCGGCGATCCGTTCGCCCGCTTCGTTTGGGAGCAGTCCTATCCCAGCGCGTATGAGCCGGTCGTGGAACGCTACGCCCGGGTCTCGGGCGTGGATCCCCTGCTCGTCTGGTCCGTGATGAAGAACGAGTCCACCTTCAAGCCGCAGGTCGTCTCGCCGGCGGGCGCCGTGGGACTCATGCAGCTCATGCCGACGACCGCGCAACGGCTCGCCGGCGATGCGGGCGTGGACGGCCATTCGCGCCTCGACCTCTACGACCCCGCGACGAATATCGCGTACGGCGTCACGTACCTGGGGAAGCTCTCCAACATGTTCGACGGCAACGCCGTGGCCATGATCGCATCGTACAACGCGGGCGAGGAGGCGGTGGGCCGCTGGCGCGCCAACAGCAGGGCCAAGGACATCGAGGGATGGATAGAGGAGATCCCCTACGCCGAGACGAACCTCTACGTGAAGAAGGTCCTCACCTCATACTGGAATTATCAGAGGCTCTACGGCGATCAGCCGATCGCCAACATCGGCCCCAGGCAATAA